A portion of the Halobacillus ihumii genome contains these proteins:
- a CDS encoding phasin family protein: MRELLRQGFYLGLGAAVSGKEKFESIVNDMAARGDMSPDEAKDMLNTWVSKGEQVNGEWNDRSQAKAKEQLKKLGFVTREEYERLEERIKMLENQ, from the coding sequence ATGAGGGAATTGTTAAGACAAGGTTTTTATCTTGGGCTGGGTGCCGCTGTGAGCGGAAAGGAAAAATTCGAATCAATTGTTAATGATATGGCTGCAAGAGGGGATATGTCTCCGGATGAGGCGAAGGATATGCTGAATACCTGGGTGTCAAAAGGAGAGCAGGTGAATGGCGAGTGGAATGATCGTTCACAGGCTAAAGCAAAAGAGCAGTTAAAGAAGCTGGGTTTTGTCACCAGAGAGGAATATGAGAGGTTAGAGGAAAGGATTAAAATGTTAGAGAACCAGTAA
- the coxB gene encoding cytochrome c oxidase subunit II, with amino-acid sequence MKKLLPLFTLVLLSGCSLRTLNPVSDSAEKITDLIYLSFAIMMLVLAVVFILFALFIRKYKERPETSDKIPKEKKENKLLEVTWTVIPIILIAILAVPTVKATYDITSKISGPGDEVSEEAVVVKVKAEQFRWKFTYENGKQTMDELVLPKDQKVTLRLSSNDVIHSFWVPRLAGKMDVRPNKENRLSFVPEVTGTFQGKCAEFCGAGHANMRFETKVVTQDEFEDWLASE; translated from the coding sequence ATGAAAAAACTATTGCCCTTATTCACTCTAGTTTTGCTGAGTGGATGTAGTCTAAGAACACTGAATCCTGTAAGTGATTCAGCGGAAAAAATAACAGACCTAATATACCTCAGCTTTGCTATTATGATGCTCGTGCTGGCGGTCGTGTTTATTTTATTTGCCTTATTTATTAGAAAGTATAAAGAAAGACCAGAAACTTCTGATAAGATTCCTAAAGAAAAGAAGGAAAACAAACTTTTAGAGGTAACTTGGACCGTTATCCCTATTATTTTGATAGCGATTCTAGCTGTGCCTACAGTTAAAGCTACATATGATATCACTTCTAAGATTTCTGGTCCAGGTGATGAGGTATCGGAGGAAGCCGTAGTGGTGAAGGTCAAAGCAGAACAGTTTCGCTGGAAATTCACTTATGAGAACGGCAAACAGACGATGGACGAACTCGTTTTACCTAAGGATCAAAAGGTTACTCTTCGACTAAGTTCTAATGATGTCATTCATTCTTTTTGGGTTCCCAGATTAGCTGGAAAAATGGACGTGAGGCCAAATAAAGAAAATAGACTATCCTTTGTACCTGAAGTTACAGGCACCTTTCAAGGAAAATGCGCTGAGTTCTGTGGCGCTGGTCATGCAAACATGCGATTTGAAACAAAAGTTGTGACCCAGGATGAATTTGAGGACTGGTTAGCATCAGAATGA